In Eucalyptus grandis isolate ANBG69807.140 chromosome 4, ASM1654582v1, whole genome shotgun sequence, the following proteins share a genomic window:
- the LOC104440682 gene encoding LOW QUALITY PROTEIN: LRR receptor-like serine/threonine-protein kinase GHR1 (The sequence of the model RefSeq protein was modified relative to this genomic sequence to represent the inferred CDS: inserted 1 base in 1 codon), which yields MMYLKLAVVVSLLLISAAGQLPSQDILSLLEFKKGIRRDPTGYVLDSWNEESIDFNGCPSSWNGIVCNGANVAGVVLDNLNLTADADLSVFANLTMLVKLSMANNSITGKIPDNIGEFKSLEYLDLSHNLFSSSFLPGIGKLASLRNLSLAGNNFSGLIPDSISGLASIQSLDLSSNSFSGPLPPSLTKLARLVYLNLSVNGFTQEIPKGFELIAGLEVLDLHGNVLNGPLASEFLFLSNATYVDFSGNSLVTSSSQQQKFLPAISESIKHLNLSRNQLTGSLVNGGQMQVFENLKVLDLSYNQLSGELPEFNFVYDLEVLKLSNNRFSGFVPSGLLKGDSLVLTELDLSGNNLSGTINMITSTTLSVLNLSSNGLTGELPLLSGSCAVMDLSNNQFEGNLTRIVKWGNIEYLDLSRNRLLGAIPEVTPQFLRLNYLNLSHNSLSSDIPKVLTQYPKLRVVDISSNQLDGPLLPDLLTLSTLQELYLGNNLLTGNISLLPPSSTESSLKVLDLSHNRFSGYFPEKVESLVGLQVLNVASNNLSGSLPTSMVDMSSLTSLDISQNHFTGAIPGNLSNGLQSFNASYNDLSGVVPENLRKFPRSSFFPGNTRLQLPNSSGSGSSPAGSSKKTVKTIYKVALVVACVLVVFILLLLVIFVCYVRRSKSRKTEHVSNKEGRRRAASNPSAVSGAGSGGALVVSAEDLLASRKGSSSAEVISPEKVAVTTGFSPSKXSQLSWSPESGDSFTTEHLARLDVKSPDRLVGELHFLDDTITLTPEELSRAPAEVLGRSSHGTSYRATLDNGVFLTVKWLREGVAKQRKEFAKEAKKFANIRHPNVVCLRGYYWGPTQHEKLILSDFISPGSLASFLYDRPGRKGPPLSWAQRLKIAVDIARGLNYLHFDRAVPHGNLKATNVLLDGPDLNARVSDYCLHRLMTQAGTIEQILDAGVLGYRAPELAASKKPLPSFKSDVYAFGVIMLELLTGRCAGDVISGEGGGVDLTDWVRLRVAEGRGTECFDSALLPEMGNPAFEKGMKEVLGIALRCIRSVSERPGIKTIYEDLSSI from the exons ATGATGTATTTGAAGCTGGCGGTCGTGGTGTCGTTGCTTCTTATTTCTGCTGCAGGGCAGCTTCCTTCCCAGGATATATTGTCGCTGCTCGAGTTTAAGAAGGGCATAAGGCGTGATCCAACTGGTTATGTACTTGATTCATGGAATGAGGAATCCATAGATTTCAATGGATGCCCTTCATCGTGGAATGGAATCGTCTGTAATGGCGCCAACGTTGCAGGAGTCGTCCTTGATAATTTGAACCTCACTGCTGATGCTGACTTGAGTGTTTTTGCCAACCTGACGATGCTTGTTAAACTTTCCATGGCAAACAACTCCATAACAGGCAAAATTCCAGATAATATAGGCGAATTCAAGAGCCTTGAGTACCTGGATTTATCGCACAACCTGTTCTCATCGTCCTTTCTCCCGGGCATAGGGAAATTGGCAAGCTTGAGGAATCTCTCGTTGGCAGGGAACAACTTCTCTGGCCTGATCCCTGATTCTATTTCTGGACTTGCGTCAATCCAATCTCTGGACTTGAGCAGCAACTCCTTCTCTGGGCCATTGCCTCCTTCATTAACTAAACTTGCCAGGCTTGTGTATCTTAATCTGTCAGTAAATGGGTTTACTCAGGAAATTCCCAAAGGATTTGAGCTGATAGCTGGCTTGGAGGTGCTTGATTTGCATGGGAATGTGCTAAATGGTCCTTTGGCCTCTGAATTTTTATTCCTATCAAATGCCACCTATGTTGATTTTAGTGGAAATTCGCTGGTCACTTCTAGTTCACAGCAGCAGAAATTTTTACCTGCCATTTCCGAGAGTATCAAGCATTTAAATCTGAGCCGCAATCAGCTCACAGGATCATTGGTAAATGGAGGACAGATGCAAGTGTTTGAGAATTTAAAAGTGTTGGATCTGAGTTACAATCAACTGTCTGGGGAACTACCTGAGTTTAATTTTGTCTATGATCTGGAGGTTCTCAAGCTTAGCAACAACAGATTTTCAGGTTTTGTTCCTAGCGGATTATTGAAAGGAGACTCCTTGGTTTTGACTGAGTTGGATTTGAGTGGCAACAATCTCTCAG GGACAATTAATATGATCACATCAACCACTTTGAGTGTTCTTAATCTCTCCTCAAATGGTCTCACTGGAGAACTTCCGCTGCTAAGTGGGAGTTGTGCTGTCATGGATCtatcaaataatcaatttgaggGAAACTTGACCAGAATTGTTAAGTGGGGTAACATTGAATATCTCGATCTGAGCCGTAATCGTTTGTTGGGGGCCATCCCTGAGGTTACTCCTCAGTTTTTGCGCCTGAATTATCTTAATCTCTCGCATAATTCTCTTAGCAGTGATATTCCAAAAGTCCTGACCCAGTATCCAAAACTTAGGGTTGTTGATATCAGTTCAAATCAGTTAGATGGACCTCTTTTACCTGATCTTCTGACATTATCCACTTTGCAAGAACTCTACCTTGGAAACAATCTTTTGACTGGTAATATCTCGCTTTTGCCTCCATCCTCAACTGAATCTAGTCTGAAGGTGCTTGATCTTTCCCATAATCGATTCAGTGGATATTTCCCCGAAAAAGTTGAATCATTGGTTGGACTTCAGGTGCTCAATGTTGCATCAAATAATTTATCCGGTTCTCTTCCAACTTCAATGGTTGACATGAGTTCACTCACTTCATTAGATATATCCCAGAATCATTTTACAGGTGCCATTCCTGGCAACTTGTCCAATGGACTTCAGAGTTTCAATGCCTCATACAATGATCTTTCTGGAGTGGTCCCAGAAAATCTGAGGAAGTTCCCAAGGTCTTCCTTTTTTCCTGGGAACACTAGGCTACAACTTCCAAATAGTTCTGGATCAGGCAGCTCGCCGGCTGGAAGTTCTAAGAAGACGGTCAAAACTATTTATAAAGTGGCATTGGTTGTTGCTTGTGTACTGGTCgtctttattcttcttctgcTAGTCATCTTCGTCTGTTATGTCCGTAGATCGAAGAGCCGCAAAACAGAACATGTTAGCAACAAAGAGGGTCGCAGACGAGCTGCTTCAAATCCTTCTGCTGTTAGTGGAGCAGGCAGTGGTGGTGCCTTGGTTGTTTCAGCAGAAGATCTTCTGGCATCACGCAAAGGATCATCCTCTGCTGAGGTAATTAGTCCTGAGAAAGTAGCAGTGACGACCGGCTTCTCACCATCTA ACAGCCAGTTGTCCTGGTCACCTGAATCTGGCGATTCATTCACTACTGAACACCTTGCGAGGCTGGATGTGAAGTCACCTGATCGATTGGTCGGTGAATTACATTTTCTTGATGATACAATCACTCTTACACCTGAGGAGCTTTCAAGAGCTCCTGCGGAAGTTCTAGGAAGAAGCAGTCACGGGACATCTTACCGGGCAACGTTGGATAATGGTGTTTTCCTGACTGTAAAGTGGCTGAGAGAAGGAGTAGCTAAACAGCGGAAGGAGTTTGCCAAGGAggcaaaaaaatttgcaaatatcCGTCATCCAAATGTTGTGTGCCTAAGAGGGTACTACTGGGGCCCAACACAACATGAGAAACTCATTCTGTCAGATTTCATATCACCTGGCAGCCTTGCAAGCTTTCTTTATG ATCGGCCAGGAAGAAAGGGTCCACCTCTTTCTTGGGCTCAGAGGCTCAAAATAGCAGTTGATATTGCACGTGGCCTGAACTATCTCCATTTTGATCGCGCCGTTCCACACGGAAATCTCAAAGCAACCAATGTTCTGCTAGACGGGCCCGACCTCAATGCTCGGGTTTCCGATTACTGCCTTCACCGTCTGATGACCCAGGCTGGTACCATCGAACAGATTCTAGATGCAGGTGTATTGGGATACCGTGCTCCGGAGCTGGCTGCTTCCAAAAAGCCTCTACCCTCCTTCAAGTCAGACGTCTATGCCTTTGGCGTGATCATGCTTGAATTGTTGACTGGGCGATGTGCTGGAGACGTGATTTCTGGTGAAGGGGGTGGCGTCGACTTGACTGACTGGGTGCGGTTGAGGGTTGCCGAGGGTCGTGGTACGGAATGCTTCGATTCAGCATTGCTCCCTGAAATGGGTAACCCCGCATTCGAGAAGGGAATGAAGGAGGTCCTTGGAATCGCGCTGAGATGTATACGGTCAGTCTCAGAGCGACCAGGTATCAAGACGATATATGAAGATCTTTCCTCTATATAG